The proteins below come from a single Cervus elaphus chromosome 4, mCerEla1.1, whole genome shotgun sequence genomic window:
- the LOC122691546 gene encoding GTP-binding nuclear protein Ran-like, translating to MAAQGEPQVQFKLVLVGDGGTGKTTFVKRHLTGEFEKKYVATLGVEVHPLVFHTNRGPIKFNVWDTAGQEKFGGLRDGYYIQAQCAIIMFDVTSRVTYKNVPNWHRDLVRVCENIPIVLCGNKVDIKDRKVKAKSIVFHRKKNLQYYDISAKSNYNFEKPFLWLARKLIGDPNLEFVAMPALAPPEVVMDPALAAQYEHDLEVAQTTALPDEEDNL from the coding sequence ATGGCTGCCCAAGGAGAACCCCAAGTTCAGTTCAAACTTGTTTTGGTTGGTGATGgtggtactggaaaaactacattcGTGAAGCGTCATCTGACTGGTGAATTTGAGAAGAAGTATGTAGCTACCTTGGGTGTTGAGGTCCATCCTCTTGTGTTCCATACCAACAGAGGACCTATTAAGTTCAATGTATGGGATACAGCTGGTCAGGAGAAATTTGGTGGACTGAGAGATGGCTATTATATACAAGCTCAGTGTGCCATTATAATGTTTGACGTAACATCAAGAGTTACTTACAAGAATGTGCCTAACTGGCATAGAGATCTGGTACGAGTGTGTGAGAACATCCCAATTGTGTTGTGTGGCAACAAAGTGGATATTAAGGACAGAAAGGTTAAGGCAAAGTCAATTGTCTTCCACCGAAAGAAGAATCTTCAGTACTATGACATTTCTGCCAAAAGTAACTACAACTTTGAAAAGCCCTTCCTCTGGCTTGCTAGAAAATTGATTGGAGACCCTAACTTGGAGTTTGTCGCCATGCCTGCTCTTGCCCCGCCAGAGGTGGTCATGGACCCAGCCTTGGCAGCACAGTACGAGCACGATTTAGAGGTTGCTCAGACAACTGCTCTCCCAGATGAAGAAGATAACCTGTGA